From a single Isoalcanivorax indicus genomic region:
- a CDS encoding AAA family ATPase, translating to MKTRIASIEEVRESFHGQGYICNDEIATAVFLAAQLRKPILVEGPPGVGKTELAKASAAFLEAPLIRLQCYEGLDEAKALYEWKYGKQLLYTQLLKDKLGDLLGNADTLEACMERLADFGDAFYSDMFLEPRPLLQALRADEAPVLLIDEIDKADQEFEAFLLELLSDYQISIPELGTVTARNEPLVFLTSNNTRELSDALKRRCLHLYIPYPDLRLEQQIIAARVPEVSASLRRQLTTFVSRLREMDLKKQPAVSETIDWARALVLMHADTLTPAQVESTLRLLLKYEEDLVTARADLHRLLKD from the coding sequence ATGAAAACCCGCATCGCGTCCATCGAGGAAGTGCGTGAAAGCTTCCACGGGCAAGGCTATATCTGTAACGATGAAATCGCTACCGCTGTATTTCTGGCAGCCCAGTTGCGCAAGCCGATTCTGGTGGAGGGACCGCCGGGTGTGGGCAAGACCGAGCTGGCCAAGGCGTCGGCGGCTTTTCTTGAGGCGCCGCTGATTCGCCTGCAGTGTTACGAGGGGCTGGACGAAGCCAAGGCGCTGTACGAGTGGAAGTACGGCAAGCAGTTGCTGTACACACAACTGCTCAAGGACAAGCTGGGCGATCTGCTCGGCAATGCCGATACGCTCGAAGCCTGTATGGAACGGCTTGCGGATTTTGGCGATGCCTTCTACTCGGACATGTTTCTGGAGCCACGGCCATTGTTGCAGGCGCTGCGTGCCGACGAGGCCCCGGTGTTGCTGATTGACGAGATTGACAAGGCAGACCAGGAGTTCGAGGCCTTTCTGCTCGAGTTGCTGTCCGATTATCAGATATCCATTCCGGAACTGGGCACAGTGACCGCGCGCAATGAGCCGCTGGTGTTCCTGACCAGCAACAATACCCGCGAATTGTCCGATGCACTCAAGCGGCGCTGTCTGCATTTGTATATTCCGTATCCCGATCTGCGTCTGGAACAACAGATCATTGCCGCCCGGGTACCCGAGGTGAGCGCATCCCTGCGACGTCAGTTGACTACATTTGTATCGCGGTTGCGTGAGATGGACCTGAAGAAGCAGCCCGCAGTGTCCGAGACCATCGATTGGGCCCGTGCGCTGGTGCTGATGCACGCGGATACGCTGACACCGGCTCAGGTGGAGTCGACCCTGCGTCTGCTGCTGAAGTACGAAGAAGACCTGGTGACCGCTCGCGCTGACCTGCACCGGTTGCTGAAAGACTGA
- a CDS encoding HAD-IA family hydrolase, which produces MTTIPKAIFFDFGGVIADSPFVALRGYETARGLPQDFLRQTNAVNPDSNAWARFERGDIDLDAFDDAFLAETRARGHAVPGRDLVPLLATPVRPGMIRVLDALRDDFLLACLTNNLPVGHGAGMSHDDTHAASVHHAMSRFRFVLESSRAGVRKPEPAFYLKACDMAEVAPSDVVFLDDLGINLKPARVLGMQTIKVGDIEPALAMLGQLIDRDLVGIYRNNGD; this is translated from the coding sequence ATGACCACGATACCCAAGGCCATTTTTTTCGATTTCGGTGGCGTGATCGCCGACAGCCCTTTCGTTGCCCTGCGCGGCTACGAGACGGCTCGCGGCTTGCCGCAGGATTTCTTGCGGCAAACCAATGCGGTGAACCCGGACAGCAACGCCTGGGCCCGGTTCGAGCGTGGCGACATCGATCTGGACGCGTTCGATGACGCCTTTCTGGCGGAAACCCGGGCCCGCGGGCACGCCGTGCCCGGGCGTGACCTGGTACCGCTGCTGGCCACACCGGTGCGACCGGGCATGATCCGGGTGCTGGATGCGCTGCGTGATGATTTCCTGCTTGCCTGCCTGACCAACAACCTGCCTGTAGGCCACGGCGCGGGCATGAGCCACGATGACACCCATGCTGCCAGCGTGCATCACGCCATGTCGCGGTTTCGCTTCGTGCTTGAATCAAGCCGCGCCGGTGTACGCAAACCGGAGCCGGCTTTCTATCTGAAGGCCTGCGATATGGCCGAGGTAGCGCCTTCGGACGTCGTCTTTCTGGATGATCTGGGCATCAATCTGAAGCCCGCCAGAGTGCTGGGCATGCAGACCATCAAGGTAGGGGATATCGAACCGGCGCTGGCGATGCTGGGGCAACTGATCGATCGCGATCTGGTGGGCATTTACCGGAACAACGGCGACTGA
- a CDS encoding putative quinol monooxygenase yields MSGSMIIVKGTIPVREDCREDAVALVYALAEASRTEEGCVAYEVYVQADQPEIIMIWQQWRSLDALEIHFASAHVDAFLDAIPDMIDGQVTSSRFEVQSEDSDMGDDDALELEMPRVLLGEEIVLH; encoded by the coding sequence ATGTCCGGCTCGATGATCATCGTCAAAGGCACCATTCCGGTACGCGAAGACTGTCGCGAAGATGCCGTGGCGCTCGTATACGCGCTGGCGGAAGCGTCACGCACGGAAGAAGGTTGTGTGGCCTACGAGGTTTATGTGCAGGCGGACCAGCCCGAGATCATCATGATCTGGCAGCAGTGGCGCTCCCTGGACGCGCTGGAAATCCATTTCGCCTCCGCCCATGTCGATGCCTTTCTGGACGCCATTCCGGACATGATCGACGGTCAGGTCACCTCATCGCGGTTCGAAGTCCAGTCGGAAGACAGCGATATGGGAGACGATGACGCTCTGGAGCTGGAAATGCCCCGCGTCCTGCTGGGCGAAGAGATCGTTCTGCACTGA
- a CDS encoding nitroreductase — protein sequence MTAEDMSLAEALRNRRSVRGFLDKPVPQPVLEEVFSLAQLAPSNCNIQPWRVLVASAEARDTLRERMVANASQGKAISPDFEHLPSFEGVYRQRQVDCAVELYNNMGIARDDKVGRLRATLRNFELFDAPHVAFIGMDRRFGVTVALDVGMYIQSLMLVMTAFGIGSCAQGSMRYYPDDVREVFGEPEDTAILCGISFGYEDAAVDANRTRVGRAPLGESVTFLG from the coding sequence ATGACCGCTGAGGACATGAGCCTGGCCGAGGCCTTGCGTAACCGCCGCTCCGTGCGCGGCTTTCTGGACAAGCCGGTGCCGCAACCGGTGCTCGAAGAGGTGTTTTCGCTGGCCCAGCTGGCCCCCAGTAACTGCAATATCCAGCCGTGGCGGGTGCTGGTGGCCTCAGCCGAGGCGCGTGACACCCTGCGTGAGCGGATGGTGGCCAACGCCAGCCAGGGCAAGGCGATCAGTCCCGACTTCGAGCATCTGCCGTCGTTCGAGGGGGTTTACCGCCAGCGTCAGGTGGATTGCGCTGTCGAGCTGTACAACAACATGGGCATTGCCCGTGACGACAAGGTGGGCCGGTTGCGTGCCACGCTGCGTAACTTCGAACTGTTCGATGCGCCGCATGTGGCCTTTATCGGCATGGATCGCCGCTTTGGTGTGACGGTGGCGCTGGATGTGGGCATGTATATCCAGAGCCTGATGCTGGTGATGACGGCCTTTGGTATCGGTTCCTGCGCCCAGGGCAGCATGCGCTATTACCCGGATGATGTGCGTGAGGTGTTCGGTGAGCCGGAGGATACCGCCATCCTCTGTGGTATCAGTTTTGGCTATGAGGACGCCGCCGTGGATGCCAATCGCACTCGCGTCGGGCGGGCGCCGCTGGGTGAGTCGGTCACCTTCCTGGGCTGA
- a CDS encoding TetR family transcriptional regulator: MPEARTAPRLSRAEKKQHTRDRILAATLALLADGRSLDGLGLREVARAADLAPTSLYNHFPDMNALGLALIEQTCDQLRHAMRDGRVALIAGSATDAIRHMIERFISYLDAHEAEFRLLVRQRLGASQAYRRRIHRALQLLVEELAEDVRQVVMRRVAVPVDVVREAEAAVAIMFGFGILAQDMTPDTRRLQLPRLEVQLQMVFLGGRALAAGMRLDGAA, translated from the coding sequence ATGCCTGAAGCGCGCACGGCGCCCCGGTTGTCCAGGGCAGAAAAGAAACAGCATACCCGGGATCGGATTCTGGCGGCGACGCTTGCGCTGCTGGCGGACGGGCGCAGCCTGGATGGGCTGGGTCTGCGGGAGGTAGCGCGCGCGGCGGATCTGGCGCCCACCTCGCTGTACAACCATTTCCCTGACATGAATGCCCTGGGTCTGGCGCTGATCGAGCAGACCTGTGATCAGTTGCGCCATGCCATGCGCGACGGACGGGTTGCGCTGATCGCTGGCAGTGCCACCGATGCCATCCGACACATGATCGAGCGGTTCATCAGCTATCTGGATGCCCATGAGGCCGAGTTCAGGCTGCTGGTGCGCCAGCGACTCGGCGCATCGCAGGCCTACCGGCGACGTATTCACCGGGCCTTGCAACTGCTGGTGGAGGAACTGGCGGAAGATGTCCGCCAGGTGGTCATGCGTCGTGTGGCGGTGCCGGTGGATGTGGTGCGCGAGGCAGAGGCGGCCGTGGCGATCATGTTCGGGTTTGGCATCCTGGCCCAGGACATGACGCCCGATACCCGTCGATTGCAGTTGCCACGGCTGGAGGTGCAACTGCAGATGGTGTTTCTGGGGGGGCGGGCCCTGGCAGCGGGGATGCGTCTGGATGGTGCAGCCTGA